In the Haloferula helveola genome, one interval contains:
- a CDS encoding pitrilysin family protein, giving the protein MRADYQTCRSRAGFRIALARLPESECSALSVHVPAGGRDDPAGLAGLAHFVEHMSFKGTDSRTARCISIETEDAGASLNAFTSEDQTVYEGRGDADCLPLLADIVSDMVWRSNFPESEIGLERDVIAEEIVMYYESPTDHIGDLISGALWTPHPLGEPIAGTLESVARVDRQALLDFTSSHHRREDVVISVAGPFTMEQVLEHLEPHLPQALPAPPCQPYIGPAGGTSELLEARETAQVQLALAYRTFGRTDPRRHPARLLATILGDGASSRLFQKLREERGLCYQIGCDVTFLADTGALEIHAGLDPDSRDEALACIREELDDLARNGPDETELARAKRLHESQTRATMESTAAHASWIGDCVLHHDEVITPEAALAELAAVAATEVRDVARELIQPENEALAEIHPV; this is encoded by the coding sequence ATGCGTGCCGACTACCAGACTTGCCGTAGTAGAGCGGGATTCAGGATCGCCCTCGCGCGGTTGCCGGAGAGCGAGTGCTCCGCCCTTTCCGTGCATGTCCCCGCCGGCGGCCGCGACGATCCGGCCGGACTCGCCGGCCTCGCCCACTTCGTCGAGCACATGAGCTTCAAGGGCACCGACTCCCGGACCGCGCGGTGCATCAGCATCGAAACCGAGGACGCCGGCGCCAGCCTGAATGCCTTCACCAGCGAGGACCAGACCGTCTACGAAGGAAGGGGCGACGCCGACTGCCTTCCGTTGCTGGCCGACATCGTCTCGGACATGGTCTGGCGCTCGAATTTCCCCGAATCGGAGATCGGACTGGAGCGCGACGTGATCGCCGAGGAAATCGTGATGTACTACGAGTCTCCGACCGACCACATCGGTGATCTCATCTCGGGAGCCTTATGGACCCCCCACCCTCTCGGAGAACCGATCGCGGGAACGCTTGAGAGCGTCGCCCGGGTCGATCGTCAGGCCCTGCTCGATTTCACGAGCTCGCATCATCGCCGGGAAGATGTGGTCATCTCGGTGGCCGGACCCTTCACCATGGAGCAGGTGCTCGAACATCTGGAACCTCACCTACCCCAGGCTCTTCCGGCGCCACCCTGCCAACCATACATCGGACCGGCGGGCGGGACTTCGGAACTCCTAGAGGCCCGGGAAACCGCCCAGGTGCAACTTGCGCTCGCCTACCGCACTTTCGGGCGAACGGACCCGCGGCGGCACCCGGCACGCTTGCTCGCCACCATCCTCGGAGACGGCGCGAGTTCGCGACTTTTCCAGAAACTGCGGGAGGAACGCGGACTCTGCTATCAGATCGGCTGCGACGTCACGTTCCTCGCCGACACCGGTGCGCTCGAGATCCATGCCGGACTCGACCCGGACAGCCGGGACGAGGCGCTCGCGTGCATTCGCGAGGAACTCGACGATCTCGCGAGGAACGGCCCCGACGAGACCGAACTCGCCCGCGCCAAACGCCTCCACGAGAGCCAAACCCGGGCCACCATGGAGAGCACCGCGGCCCATGCTTCATGGATCGGCGATTGCGTGCTCCACCACGACGAGGTGATCACACCGGAAGCGGCGCTCGCCGAGCTAGCGGCGGTGGCCGCGACCGAAGTCCGCGATGTTGCCCGGGAGTTGATCCAACCGGAAAACGAGGCGCTCGCCGAGATCCACCCGGTCTAA
- the ispD gene encoding 2-C-methyl-D-erythritol 4-phosphate cytidylyltransferase, with translation MGCAGVIVASGSSRRMGFDKLAAPLAGKPVLRRSLEALLAVPEITRVIVVCGEERFDDLLRGDHPKPVLRVDGGAERQDSVYAGLSAVKASEELVAVHDGARPLVDPGDISACIAAAREHGAASLGRTVTETLKRTDADGLVLGGLDRSNLWFTETPQVFRTDLLLEAYRQVREQGLVVTDEVSAMEPMGIATRMIQSTRPNPKITVPADLEAAHALLA, from the coding sequence ATGGGCTGTGCGGGCGTCATCGTTGCCTCCGGCAGCAGCCGTCGGATGGGCTTCGACAAGCTCGCCGCGCCGCTTGCGGGAAAACCGGTGCTCCGGCGTTCGCTGGAAGCGCTACTGGCCGTGCCGGAAATCACCCGGGTCATCGTAGTCTGCGGCGAGGAGCGGTTCGATGATTTGCTCCGGGGCGATCACCCGAAGCCGGTCCTGCGCGTGGATGGGGGTGCCGAGCGGCAGGATTCCGTCTACGCCGGACTCTCGGCGGTTAAGGCTTCAGAAGAACTCGTCGCGGTGCACGACGGAGCCCGCCCCCTCGTCGACCCCGGGGACATTTCGGCGTGCATCGCCGCCGCGCGGGAGCACGGAGCCGCATCGCTCGGCCGCACCGTCACCGAAACACTCAAGCGCACCGACGCGGACGGACTCGTCCTGGGCGGACTCGATCGCTCGAATCTCTGGTTCACCGAAACCCCGCAGGTCTTCCGCACGGATCTGTTGCTCGAAGCCTACCGCCAAGTTCGGGAGCAGGGCCTTGTTGTGACCGACGAGGTCTCCGCCATGGAGCCGATGGGAATCGCCACCCGGATGATCCAATCGACCCGCCCGAACCCGAAGATCACCGTCCCGGCGGATCTGGAAGCTGCCCACGCCCTGCTTGCCTGA